A portion of the Stigmatella aurantiaca DW4/3-1 genome contains these proteins:
- a CDS encoding MBL fold metallo-hydrolase, whose protein sequence is MRLTLHRGVSLAVLASARTEAEHHEDLGCSIQGPTSRPVRRAHSALKRQLAVLGPARALQEARSLVRWLEETPRYAALCEDGKRRRGRRPLRSEVLFPDARRHRPRVLHLRQEQLGLDVPVAPGEWPVLAELLAALSRGASRAELRALAAAPAAGALLSDMSGAGWLVRHEGPVEVPSPGALFVGHNTVLIAGRQARVLVDPYFRPSSGVDVPGYAPMQPGDLGPVDAVLITHSHGDHFHLGSLVRLPRDTRIFVPAVARESLFSTDCVLRLEQLGFTRVEPLRWGEERQVGDLTVRALPFHGEQPTDAQGLYPGLFNEGNTWLVRAPGFSTAFFADAGHDVRGDMREVCRRVREEGPVDVLFCGVRGFRLKPLFFGFSTLDAFLVDVPLDALTRPQQLMAGPEEALEFGALLGARYVVPCADGGAPWYWREGMGPRYPGYPGEPVTGASTLDENPDADPYPERLAQVRRERASGPRALLMRPGEALRWRGRKAPEAVQLPGFLWPFGGPQEFKIE, encoded by the coding sequence CCGCGCTGAAGCGGCAGCTCGCGGTGTTGGGCCCCGCGCGTGCGCTCCAGGAGGCCCGCTCCCTGGTGCGGTGGCTGGAGGAGACCCCGCGCTACGCCGCGCTCTGTGAGGACGGGAAGCGGCGGCGGGGCCGACGCCCACTGCGGAGCGAGGTCCTGTTCCCGGATGCCCGGCGTCACCGTCCCCGCGTGCTGCACCTGCGCCAGGAGCAGTTGGGGCTCGATGTCCCCGTGGCCCCGGGCGAGTGGCCGGTGCTCGCCGAGCTTCTGGCCGCCTTGTCACGGGGGGCCTCCCGGGCCGAGCTGCGCGCCCTCGCGGCGGCACCTGCGGCAGGGGCCCTGCTTTCGGACATGTCGGGGGCAGGGTGGCTCGTCCGCCATGAGGGCCCCGTGGAGGTTCCTTCGCCCGGGGCGCTCTTCGTGGGCCACAACACCGTGCTCATCGCGGGGCGCCAGGCGCGCGTCCTGGTGGACCCCTACTTCCGGCCCTCGAGCGGGGTGGATGTGCCCGGGTATGCCCCCATGCAGCCGGGGGACCTGGGGCCCGTGGACGCGGTGCTCATCACCCACTCGCACGGGGACCACTTCCACCTGGGCTCCCTGGTGCGGCTGCCACGGGACACCCGCATCTTCGTCCCGGCGGTGGCGCGCGAGAGCTTGTTCTCCACGGACTGCGTGCTGCGGCTGGAGCAGCTCGGCTTCACGCGGGTGGAACCCTTGCGCTGGGGCGAAGAGCGGCAGGTGGGAGACCTCACTGTGCGCGCCTTGCCGTTCCATGGGGAGCAGCCCACCGATGCCCAGGGGCTCTACCCGGGCCTCTTCAACGAGGGGAACACCTGGCTGGTGCGGGCGCCCGGCTTCTCCACGGCCTTCTTCGCGGATGCGGGGCACGACGTGCGCGGCGACATGCGGGAGGTCTGCCGCCGTGTGCGCGAGGAGGGGCCCGTGGACGTGCTGTTCTGTGGCGTGCGGGGCTTCCGGCTCAAGCCACTCTTCTTTGGTTTCTCCACGCTGGATGCTTTTCTCGTCGATGTGCCCCTGGACGCCCTCACCCGGCCGCAGCAGCTCATGGCCGGGCCGGAGGAGGCGCTGGAGTTCGGGGCGTTGCTCGGCGCCCGCTACGTCGTTCCCTGCGCGGATGGCGGGGCGCCCTGGTACTGGCGCGAGGGCATGGGGCCGCGCTACCCGGGGTATCCCGGCGAGCCCGTCACAGGGGCCAGCACCCTGGACGAAAACCCGGACGCGGATCCCTACCCGGAGCGGTTGGCGCAGGTGCGCCGGGAGCGGGCCTCGGGCCCCCGGGCGCTGTTGATGCGCCCGGGCGAGGCGCTGCGCTGGCGGGGACGAAAGGCGCCCGAGGCAGTCCAACTGCCCGGGTTCCTCTGGCCGTTTGGCGGCCCTCAGGAGTTCAAGATCGAGTAG